The Topomyia yanbarensis strain Yona2022 chromosome 3, ASM3024719v1, whole genome shotgun sequence nucleotide sequence aaaataaaacgcttctgaacatgccctaacaaaataaaaccgccaactggatatatttttgatggctggatcttttggctgctctaaaaatgccgaactggcgcatattttcaacatccttagtagtctaaacagacgttgttttcggagcattgccgaaatgttccgtttccgccacggattctgatgcagggcgataatttgcaggttccactacgatccttagtttgcaggttaactcggttgcttaaggatttttcacccattatcaagattaatatacccattgacattacctcatgagtggttgtgaaatggataaaaagtactcattgttagaaaaaaaaaaataaatacttggacagctcgaataacttccgaaaatgggcaatttgaatacataaaatgggtaaaggtttttttaccgtgtacaaTTATAACGTGACAGAATATCAAGTTTCCTTCCCACTCccacagagatgccagatttgcagacaagtctgcaaattcgcagacttttaatttaagctgcagattttttcgatgacgcagatatttgcagatttttccgtttggttgcagatatttgcagattttttttagtttggttgcagatatttgcagatttttgaatataaaggcttttggttacactagcttgcctcacattttttgttcttcccagacttttaaaattattattgcagacatttgaaaaaagtacctggcatctctgcccTCCCAAAACAAACGAGACTGTCAGAAAACAtcgaaaaatttgttttattctcaagattcaataaatttttgtcCAATGTGTTGAATTCTTTAGTTTATATTTAGGTATTATTATTGTAAAGCTTGTGGTTCAATGGATGTAGACGTTATTCAAAAGCTAGCTCTGGCTGTAGATCCACCGGATGATTATTTCGATCCTAATCTACAGCCGGAAACGGGAGAACAGTATCTGCAAAAAGTCATCTATGAACGAAACCACTGCCCCGCCGTTGTTGTCGTAAAACCAAACGCTGAAAGAGTACAAAATCTGAGCGGAACAGGAGCCATACCAGTGGTAAGTTTAACACCGATAATATAGTTTGAATTGAAATTAGTATTGTTTCCAGAGTCAAGTAAAAAACATCGCACCCCAGGCACTGATCCCTACCAGGGAATGGGAGTCAATTCAAAACAAACAATTTGCCGATCTGCGGAATACCATTACTAGCTACCGAAGCAGCTCGCGTTATAAGGATAATTTGGAAAAGACGCACGTTTTCCTTAACTTTGAAAACCGCAAACAAATGCACGATTATTGTGCAAACAATCAGCCGTTTGTTCGCATGTTGCTTAGCATACCGCAGCGTAATTTGGAACTGCTGCTGGAGTACCTCTACGAATGGCTTCAGGGTGGACAAGCGACGGATGAACAGCAGGTCGAATGCAGATGCTATCGAAAGGACTGGATAACCCAGTGGATCTACGCTATTTTGGCGTGTGTCATCACTCCTTTGGAACCGTACATACACAGTATTTTGCGTGATATAGCGAAAGCCTGCATTGCGATACGAAACGAACTGGCCGCAGAAGATGAACTCAAAGTACTTCCGCTGAATCTACTGATCTGTATAATATCGAAAAACTTCAACCAGTTGGATTTGAGCGACAATATGGAGTAATACTTTCTCGTACAATTATTTTTGTGTTATACTACTCAATAGATGAGCGAATAATAAGTTTTCAGTAAAAAATTCGAAACCGTGACTTTTTTAGACATACTAGGTGAATTTAATGtcgttttttattgaaaaacgcCGGGGCAGTAAATAGTACAGGTTTTGCACTGTCaagcagaagtgggaatgaaacacgtctaaTGGCCtactcttctgctagaaaatgcaacaccaatgcaatccactgccccagagtttttcaatgtaaaacCCCATAAGACTCCTTAAACAAAGCGTATTACGTCATCGTGTAGTGTACGATTATCAAAATTCGAGAGAACGTAATTTGAAAATGTGCCCGGTATAAAGAACTTTTGAAAGATCCCGGATTTCATTTCAAAAAGTATTTTACTTGTCAATATTTTGGTGTTTTATTCCTGGTACTAGTACTGATTTAGATTTAAACATTAGTAACTGCGCATAGCATAATCATAATGGTACACTGGTTCTGTTAAGGTCCTACGGAAGGCTAGTTACAGGAAGTAAGGAAACATATCGCTTGGCTGAAGACGGATCCTCACGCCTCGGGGTTGTTGGCTTCGCTCAACTCATCTACAGTTTCAACTCTTGATCTTTATAGTACAGCGTTGGTTCGTCTAGCTCGGTACGGAGACATTTTTTGAGTGACGCCAGAACAAGTTCCTGAATCATCTCGACTTGCTCGGAGGGGGTGTAATCATCTTCGCTCGATCTCGAAACAGTAATCACCGTAGGCGGACCTGGGAGGCATGATAGAAAGGCCTCCAGATGTGTTACCATCGATTGAATCTCTTCCATGGTCGATTCGTGATGCGGAAGGTCGGTGGCATCACAAGTACAGCCCGCATCGTAGATCATTGACCAATCGATTTCATCTTCGGAGTATTCTTTTTTCAAGATTGTTACAAGTGCTGATACTTTTTGCAATAGCTGCGTGTACTCTTCGCTGATTTCCTGCTGGTAGTCGATGAGAAAGTGCTTCAGATTTCCAACCTCCTCAAGATAGAGGAACATTGATTCAAGAAATTCCAATTTTTCCTCTCGATTTTTGGCGAGTTGCTGTAGTTTTTCCAGATCATTTTCTGCACTGTCAGCTAACTCTGGGGAAATAAATATCTCCTTGAGCTTATCGTAAAGGCCGACCTTCTCGTAAATTTTCAAGAATGGATTGTGTGTGCTAAAATAGTCTAAATCGATGTCTAAGATGTACCCGTCTTTTAGATCCTCATCGTCAGCTGCTCTGTACTCTCCGATCGAACACACTTCCAGATCGAgggattttttgttttccaagttttcttCGGGTTGGTAGCACCCCTCGGATACGAAATATTCCAGTGTAGAATCTGTTCGAATGCTGCCTTCATATTCGCCCACGTTGAATCGAAACCTGTAAAAAACGAGTGAATGTTCTTGTTTTGAAGGATTGCACACATGGTTCTTGTAATACTCACTTGCCCTTCGGAATCTGGTTAGACCAATCCGGCTTGATCCACACGATTCGCTTGACGTGTCCGGCGAAAACTGTCGGCATCAGCCAGTTCTCGATACTGATGCTGTCCAGCAGGTCTTCCTTGTTGAACACGTAACCAGCAGGCATGTGTTTCGGGATGCACATATCCGGATGGGAGTCAAAATGGATTATAGTGTTCCCCAGTAAGGGCAGATGCCGTgaaccaagacatcggtacagAAATGTTAATACATCGTGGTGATCTTCTACTACAAATATTGGAACTTTGGAAAACTCTCGTGCACCAGGAGTCGTACCTTCCCCCATCTGATCCTCGTGCTCATCGGAGCTAGCTGCTTTTGCAGGTATGGATATTGATGCTGTTGGGTTGCTAGACCGTCCCTCGCCATCCTCTTCGCTCATATTTGTTGTTTACGCTGACCCGCGTTGCCTGTTTCTATCCTTCTCTTTGGCTATCTATTTGATCAAACTAACAACAATCTACGACGCACGGCACGAAACTAAAACAGGCGCGTTCTTGCAGCTCTCCAACTGTCTGTCTGTGTGTCTCTCTATCTCGCGTATCTCTCTCTTTCCCTTCAGTGTGTGTTTGTTCTCGTTCCCTCTCAAGGCCTTTCGACTGCGGATGTCTTTGACCTCTGCTGCCTAATGCTGTTCCAATGGACCGTTTCGGTCTGGCTTTAAGATGCTGTTTTTCCACCCACTGCCCACCGAACGGATATTGATAAATGCATTCAATCAATGCGTTCACCTGTAATCTAACCTGCACTAAGTAATTTAACAATCTCCGGCAAAACTTTTGAATAACTTACCACGGAAACCAGCGAGCGGAGTTGGGACAATACTTTTCCTGTTCCAAATACGATTACGACACTATTAATAAGGTATATTGTACGATAGCCTAGCTGGTGACTTGGTACTGCTTAGATCGTCATTATTTTATCATCCGTCTGCACACCAGCAAAGTACACGGGAGACTCACACTCAACTCACCACTCATCGGTCAACTTCACCGTATGTGGAGCTTACACACACATTTACAGACACGGTCAGTGTTACCAGTACTTTTACGGAGAATCTGTCAGTAAGTGTTCAACAGAAAACGTCTGGGAGAGTCTGCCACATACCACTCAATAAGTTGGaaatttttacataaaattgtGGAACGATTTGCGCTGTATGCTAAAACTACTATTATgatgtaaaatattcaaaagaatgaaaaattattaaataaaaatctgGCAATGCCGAAAGATATATAATGGCAACCCGGGATACAACAGTAAAATGCCTTTACGCACGCATGGTTGTTCAAGGCGGAATCGAATCAACAAACAGCCAACTCTCACTTCACAATCCAGCAGAGCTCAAGCTGCTGAGAGATCCGGCATTTCACTAACACATTAACAACAGAGTGGCAGCTAGCTGTCAAACGCCGTTAACTAACCCATGCTGCAATTTTCACCAAGGAAATGTagcggtttttttttttgtattttgagcGAGGGGTCCTACAAGTTACTTAGGATGATGATTAAGAATTTTTATGTTGTTCTTTCCCGCATAATTATTGTGGTTTTCACTGGAAATCAGCAAAAATTGCGAAAAATAAGATAGCGACAAGATTACGAAACTGTCATTCCTAAGATTTAATCTTTTCAATTCTGCAAtgttacaaaaatataaattgaattgatcattatatatatattataatgTTCGTGTTCGAATGACTATTGATATTGAACCaagaaaaaacaatttgaagTATGTAAAGGAATCGAGGAAGGGAATAATTAAAGATCTCACCAATAAATTCAAGTCgtaccaaaaaatagtaacaaatacCTTCCAATTTTCGCTCAGCAGGTAGTGAAGAGGTAAGTAAATCCATGAACTGTGAATTCATGGCCGTCTGATTCCTGACCAACTGGTCATTTATTTTGCCAAATATTTGTTCTAAAATTTGCGGTTGGAGCTAACAGAGTCTATGTTGAATTCTTTCGCTATTTTGAATCGATTCCGTCGTGCGCTAATCTTCTGTGGAAAGCGCCATATAAACGTGGGACGGAACTTGTGGATAAGAAGAAAAAcctttaaaatatgtgaggcagAAAGAGAGGCTATGCGAGTCGTAAGACAAaattaacagaaaaaaagaaaaaaaaaacagttatcTGCAGGTCCCGTTTCAGTTATAAACCATTCGGAAATGGTTCGAACAATAGACCTGTTTTAAGCGATATCCTAACCATAATAACTGTAATAGCTTTTGTAACGTTCACACAATACGAAGTGAAATTTTATTTAATGTGATTAATGATAGTTATACAATATCCTTAaccttagaacgttgcacttgcgttttccaaactagaacgttgcactggggtataaatgtaccccacgcatttgatcgcaattttccgcagccccgtgaaaactgtttgttgctggaagctgccaccaaattccagtagcgctagctacgtttcaaatgttcaaggtcTGTTCACATGAACTGTACAATACTGTTTAAAGGTAAGATTCAAAATAAGTAATTATTAACAACATATGAAAAATCACGCTTTCTCTTGCATCGCTTCTTCTCCACAAAATCCGAACGCTTTTATCACCTGAGTACcagttaagcacatcaaaatgaagtttgtttgcatttgataagtttcaggtcgagttaacaacattggctcGTAGCGATGTGAACGGTGCTTAAAGCGcattcgctgtcatttttgacaACTAGCCCAGCCAGAAATCCAGCTTATGTTGggttcactcatttttcaaagaaacgtcaaaacaatcACCCTCTTGCAATTTtcacaggtaaaaatgcaaacaaaagaaatgtataatacatcattttatttcgttttttaattgtgaaaacagctgtgtaagtgaaagtaagtaatgtattgaatcaatgatacataaattggtttgaacaaaaaaatatgaaaaaattgtggttttggttttttttacaaaaattagcataacttttcgaattttcaaccgatttaaaaaaataaaataattctgaaagttgaaaaaaatggtcTAGAAgcggaataaaatgaaatttgaaatttttgaaaaagtgcaattatttggaagagtgaaagtttaaaaatcgggttttggaaaacaccacgaaatggggtggaaaatgaaatgaaaaaaatatttctgatcagtaatacattggtaacacgcaacgttactgttacagcagttactgtgcgcaaattatacttgcaagtcattattttgaaaaactattaaaaataaaaaataaaatctgcaaaaatgagatcgattttttttttctacttcaaaataaaattaaattaattgaatgaatgattaaaacgattatataacactaattgttacttacgtagta carries:
- the LOC131689681 gene encoding protein Gemin2 isoform X1, giving the protein MDVDVIQKLALAVDPPDDYFDPNLQPETGEQYLQKVIYERNHCPAVVVVKPNAERVQNLSGTGAIPVSQVKNIAPQALIPTREWESIQNKQFADLRNTITSYRSSSRYKDNLEKTHVFLNFENRKQMHDYCANNQPFVRMLLSIPQRNLELLLEYLYEWLQGGQATDEQQVECRCYRKDWITQWIYAILACVITPLEPYIHSILRDIAKACIAIRNELAAEDELKVLPLNLLICIISKNFNQLDLSDNME
- the LOC131689681 gene encoding protein Gemin2 isoform X2 gives rise to the protein MDVDVIQKLALAVDPPDDYFDPNLQPETGEQYLQKVIYERNHCPAVVVVKPNAERVQNLSGTGAIPSQVKNIAPQALIPTREWESIQNKQFADLRNTITSYRSSSRYKDNLEKTHVFLNFENRKQMHDYCANNQPFVRMLLSIPQRNLELLLEYLYEWLQGGQATDEQQVECRCYRKDWITQWIYAILACVITPLEPYIHSILRDIAKACIAIRNELAAEDELKVLPLNLLICIISKNFNQLDLSDNME
- the LOC131691075 gene encoding UPF0489 protein C5orf22 homolog, translating into MSEEDGEGRSSNPTASISIPAKAASSDEHEDQMGEGTTPGAREFSKVPIFVVEDHHDVLTFLYRCLGSRHLPLLGNTIIHFDSHPDMCIPKHMPAGYVFNKEDLLDSISIENWLMPTVFAGHVKRIVWIKPDWSNQIPKGKFRFNVGEYEGSIRTDSTLEYFVSEGCYQPEENLENKKSLDLEVCSIGEYRAADDEDLKDGYILDIDLDYFSTHNPFLKIYEKVGLYDKLKEIFISPELADSAENDLEKLQQLAKNREEKLEFLESMFLYLEEVGNLKHFLIDYQQEISEEYTQLLQKVSALVTILKKEYSEDEIDWSMIYDAGCTCDATDLPHHESTMEEIQSMVTHLEAFLSCLPGPPTVITVSRSSEDDYTPSEQVEMIQELVLASLKKCLRTELDEPTLYYKDQELKL